A region from the Mesorhizobium sp. J8 genome encodes:
- the hrpB gene encoding ATP-dependent helicase HrpB, with product MTTKPLPELPVTAVLPALGEALSRRNSAVLVAPPGAGKTTLVPLALLDAPWLGKGRIVLLEPRRLAARAAARRMAELLGEEPGGTVGYAMRMENRTSARTRILVVTEGVLSRMILDDPELPGVSAVIFDEFHERSLDGDFGLALALDVQGALRPDLRLLVMSATLDGARVAKLLSEAPVIESEGRAFPVDIRYDDRPAGTAVEDAMAKAVRAALAGEQGSVLAFLPGQREIERTAERLQGNVAADTDIVPLYGQLDNRAQDQAIRPAPAGRRKVVLATSIAETSITIEGVRVVIDSGLSRLPRYEPASGLTRLETVRVSRASADQRAGRAGRTQAGVAVRLWRAEQTASLPAFTPPEILEADLSGLLLDCAAFGVADPSSLSFLDPPPVPALNEARVLLKALHAIDDAGRLTEAGAAMRKLALPVRLAHMVAEAAKTGHALEAATLAVLLTERGLGGDSADLERRLIRFRGEKSPRANAARQLAERLARQTGGGQGGETASAGSLLIHAWPDRVARARGERGRFVLANGSGAMVDAADPLANETWLVVADVQGKAQNARITAAAPVDEADIRGALADRIETKREASFDRERRAVRMRETARIGAITLSERMLPAPSGADADQAILDALRQHGLSLLDWGKEAEALRQRLRWLHRGLGAPWPDVSDEALVESLDDWLLPFLAGDPSFAAIKPGTLSSALMALVPHDLQRKVDALAPTHFDAPSGSHVPIRYDGEWPVLAIRVQELFGLDRHPAIAGGTVPLTLELLSPAHRPIQTTRDLPGFWRGSWADVRAEMRGRYPRHVWPENPLLAAATSRAKPRGT from the coding sequence ATGACGACGAAACCCTTGCCGGAACTCCCGGTCACAGCCGTGCTGCCGGCACTCGGCGAAGCGCTATCGCGGCGCAACAGCGCCGTGCTGGTGGCGCCGCCCGGCGCCGGCAAGACGACGCTGGTGCCGCTGGCGCTGCTCGACGCGCCATGGCTCGGCAAGGGCCGGATCGTGCTGCTCGAGCCGCGTCGGCTCGCCGCCCGCGCCGCCGCCCGCCGCATGGCAGAACTGCTGGGCGAGGAGCCGGGCGGTACGGTGGGCTACGCCATGCGCATGGAGAACCGCACCTCCGCGCGGACAAGAATCCTGGTCGTCACCGAAGGCGTGCTCTCGCGCATGATCCTTGACGACCCGGAACTGCCGGGCGTCTCGGCGGTGATCTTCGACGAATTCCACGAGCGCTCGCTCGACGGCGATTTCGGCCTGGCGCTGGCGCTCGACGTGCAGGGCGCGCTGCGTCCCGACTTGCGCCTGCTGGTCATGTCGGCGACGCTCGACGGCGCGCGTGTCGCGAAGCTTTTGTCGGAAGCGCCGGTGATCGAGAGCGAGGGCCGCGCCTTTCCGGTCGATATCCGCTACGACGATCGGCCTGCGGGCACGGCGGTCGAGGACGCCATGGCCAAGGCCGTGCGCGCGGCCCTGGCCGGCGAGCAGGGCAGCGTCCTCGCTTTCCTGCCCGGACAGCGCGAGATCGAGCGTACCGCCGAGCGGCTTCAGGGCAACGTCGCGGCCGACACCGACATCGTTCCGCTCTACGGCCAGCTCGACAACAGGGCGCAGGATCAGGCGATCAGGCCGGCGCCGGCCGGTCGCCGCAAGGTGGTGCTGGCGACATCGATAGCCGAGACGTCCATCACCATCGAGGGCGTGCGCGTCGTCATCGATTCCGGCCTGTCGCGGCTGCCGCGCTACGAGCCGGCGAGCGGCCTGACCAGGCTCGAGACGGTGCGCGTCAGCAGGGCCTCGGCCGACCAGCGCGCCGGCCGTGCCGGCCGCACGCAAGCCGGCGTGGCGGTGCGCCTGTGGCGCGCCGAGCAGACCGCGTCGCTTCCCGCCTTCACGCCGCCCGAAATCCTCGAGGCCGATCTGTCCGGCCTGCTGCTCGACTGTGCGGCCTTCGGCGTCGCCGATCCGTCGAGCCTCTCCTTCCTCGATCCGCCGCCGGTCCCGGCGCTCAACGAGGCAAGGGTGCTGCTCAAGGCGCTGCACGCTATCGACGATGCCGGTCGACTGACCGAGGCTGGCGCCGCCATGCGCAAGCTGGCGCTGCCAGTGCGGCTGGCGCATATGGTGGCCGAAGCCGCGAAGACCGGCCATGCGCTGGAAGCGGCGACGCTTGCCGTGCTCTTGACCGAGCGCGGGCTGGGCGGCGACAGCGCCGACCTGGAGCGGCGTCTGATCCGGTTTCGCGGCGAGAAATCCCCTCGCGCCAACGCCGCCAGGCAGCTCGCCGAGCGTTTGGCCAGGCAGACCGGCGGCGGGCAGGGCGGCGAGACGGCCAGCGCCGGCTCGCTCCTCATTCATGCCTGGCCGGATCGCGTCGCAAGGGCGCGCGGCGAGCGCGGCCGCTTCGTGCTCGCCAATGGCTCCGGCGCCATGGTCGATGCCGCCGATCCGCTTGCCAATGAAACTTGGCTCGTCGTCGCCGACGTGCAGGGCAAGGCGCAGAACGCCCGCATCACCGCCGCTGCGCCGGTCGATGAAGCCGATATCCGCGGCGCCCTTGCCGACCGCATCGAGACGAAGCGCGAGGCGAGCTTCGACCGCGAGCGCCGCGCGGTGCGCATGCGCGAGACCGCCAGGATCGGCGCCATCACGCTCTCCGAGCGCATGTTGCCCGCGCCGTCCGGGGCCGACGCCGATCAGGCCATCCTCGATGCCTTGCGCCAGCACGGCCTGTCGCTGCTCGATTGGGGGAAGGAGGCGGAGGCGCTCCGCCAACGGCTCCGCTGGCTGCATCGCGGCCTTGGCGCACCCTGGCCCGACGTCTCGGACGAAGCGCTTGTCGAAAGCCTCGACGATTGGCTCCTGCCGTTTCTCGCCGGCGATCCCTCCTTCGCGGCGATCAAGCCGGGGACCCTATCCTCGGCGCTCATGGCGCTGGTTCCGCACGATCTGCAGCGCAAGGTCGACGCGCTGGCGCCGACCCATTTCGACGCGCCGTCGGGCAGCCACGTGCCGATCCGCTATGACGGCGAATGGCCGGTGCTGGCGATCCGCGTGCAGGAGTTGTTCGGCCTCGACCGTCATCCGGCCATCGCGGGCGGCACCGTGCCGCTGACGCTGGAATTGCTGTCGCCCGCGCACCGCCCGATCCAGACGACGCGTGATCTCCCCGGCTTCTGGCGCGGCTCCTGGGCGGATGTGCGCGCCGAGATGCGCGGCCGCTACCCGAGACATGTCTGGCCGGAAAACCCGCTGCTGGCCGCTGCCACCAGCCGCGCCAAGCCGCGCGGGACGTAA
- a CDS encoding ActS/PrrB/RegB family redox-sensitive histidine kinase, producing MINILRAPDTQQSQRLRLNTLIRLRWLAIVGQSLTVLVVAYGLKFPLPVPMCFALIALSAWMNLWLTFRYPAAHRLTPLAAFAILTFDGVQLTGLLYMTGGLTNPFCVLLSVPVVISAASLPLRMTAVLGALVIVAATLLVFFHLPLPWYEGSPLPMPFIYVAGMWMAVFASIAFTAIYAFRVAAEARLLANALAATELVLQREQHLSALDGLAAAAAHELGTPLATITVVAKEMEKALGKDPKYGEDVKLLRSQSERCREILKRLTSLSSEGEAHLSRMPLTSLIEEVTAPHRDFGISIRLRPGERIGPEPVGRRNPGVIYGLGNLVENAVDFARKSVTVSWSWDNEAVTFSITDDGPGFPAEIIDRIGEPYMSTRQGTEAGGGLGLGLFIAKTLLERSGATIDFRNSSGLGEGAVVQISWPRGLFLNQEQASATMFDNA from the coding sequence ATGATCAACATCCTGCGCGCGCCCGATACACAGCAAAGCCAGCGGCTGCGGCTCAACACGCTGATCCGTCTGCGCTGGTTGGCGATCGTCGGCCAAAGCCTGACCGTGCTGGTCGTCGCCTATGGCCTGAAATTCCCGCTGCCCGTGCCGATGTGCTTTGCGCTCATCGCCTTGTCGGCCTGGATGAATCTGTGGCTCACCTTCCGCTATCCGGCCGCGCATCGGCTCACCCCGCTCGCGGCCTTTGCGATCCTCACCTTCGATGGCGTCCAACTCACCGGCTTGCTCTACATGACCGGCGGCCTGACCAATCCGTTTTGCGTGCTGCTGTCCGTGCCGGTCGTCATCTCGGCCGCCTCGCTGCCGCTGCGCATGACCGCGGTGCTGGGCGCGCTGGTCATAGTGGCCGCCACGCTGCTGGTGTTCTTTCACCTGCCGTTGCCCTGGTATGAGGGATCGCCGCTGCCGATGCCCTTCATCTATGTCGCCGGCATGTGGATGGCGGTCTTCGCCTCGATCGCTTTCACCGCCATCTATGCCTTCCGTGTCGCCGCGGAAGCGCGCCTGCTCGCCAACGCGCTTGCCGCCACCGAGCTGGTGCTGCAGCGCGAGCAGCATCTGTCGGCGCTGGACGGGCTGGCCGCCGCCGCCGCGCATGAGCTCGGCACGCCGCTGGCCACCATCACCGTCGTCGCCAAGGAGATGGAGAAGGCGCTCGGCAAGGATCCGAAATATGGCGAGGACGTCAAGCTCCTGCGCTCCCAGAGCGAGCGTTGCCGCGAGATCCTGAAGCGGCTGACCAGCCTTTCCTCGGAAGGCGAGGCACATCTGTCGCGCATGCCGCTCACCTCGCTGATCGAGGAGGTGACGGCGCCGCATCGCGATTTCGGCATCTCGATCCGGCTGCGGCCCGGCGAGCGCATCGGCCCGGAGCCGGTCGGGCGGCGCAACCCCGGCGTCATCTACGGGCTTGGCAATCTGGTCGAGAATGCCGTCGATTTCGCCCGCAAGTCCGTCACCGTCAGCTGGAGCTGGGACAATGAGGCGGTCACCTTTTCCATCACCGATGACGGGCCGGGATTCCCGGCCGAGATCATCGATCGCATCGGCGAACCCTATATGTCGACGCGCCAGGGCACCGAGGCGGGCGGCGGCCTGGGGCTCGGGCTGTTCATCGCCAAGACCTTGCTGGAGCGTTCCGGCGCCACCATCGATTTCCGCAATTCGAGCGGGCTCGGCGAAGGCGCGGTGGTGCAGATATCCTGGCCACGCGGCCTCTTCCTCAACCAGGAACAAGCCTCGGCCACCATGTTCGACAACGCCTGA
- a CDS encoding ActR/PrrA/RegA family redox response regulator transcription factor, with translation MSGDETTGAMVEGEDTSLLIVEDDKPFLTRLARAMETRGFVVETAESVEEAVAKARAHPPAYAVVDMRLGDGNGLDVVAAIREKRDDARAIILTGYGNIATAVTAVKLGAVDYLSKPADADDVFAALTRTSGERAAPPENPMSADRVRWEHIQRVYEMCDRNVSETARRLNMHRRTLQRILAKRAPR, from the coding sequence ATGAGCGGAGACGAAACGACTGGCGCAATGGTCGAGGGCGAGGACACCTCGCTGCTCATCGTCGAGGACGATAAGCCTTTCCTCACCCGGCTTGCCCGGGCCATGGAAACAAGGGGCTTCGTGGTCGAGACGGCGGAGAGCGTGGAAGAGGCGGTCGCCAAGGCGCGCGCCCATCCGCCGGCCTATGCTGTGGTCGACATGCGGCTCGGCGACGGCAACGGCCTCGACGTCGTGGCCGCCATCCGCGAGAAGCGCGACGACGCCCGCGCCATCATCCTGACCGGCTACGGCAATATCGCCACCGCGGTGACTGCGGTGAAGCTCGGCGCCGTCGACTATCTTTCCAAGCCCGCCGATGCCGACGACGTCTTCGCCGCGCTCACCCGCACCTCCGGCGAGCGTGCCGCGCCGCCGGAAAACCCGATGTCGGCTGACCGCGTGCGCTGGGAGCACATCCAGCGCGTCTACGAAATGTGCGACCGCAACGTGTCCGAGACGGCGCGCCGGCTGAACATGCACCGCCGGACCTTGCAGCGGATCCTCGCAAAGCGGGCGCCGCGCTGA
- the nhaA gene encoding Na+/H+ antiporter NhaA, with translation MQALDQRPKSILREFLDGEAAGGIILMVAAALALIVANSPLAGTYFAVLHAYLGPLSVSHWINDGLMAVFFLLVGLEIKREMLDGQLSTWPRRVLPGIAAAGGMAVPALVYVFVNRDNQAALAGWAIPTATDIAFALGVLSLLGSRVPASLKVFLTALAIIDDLGAVVIIALFYTSGLSLAYLAAAFVVIALLVLLNRMRAMKLWPYLLLGVVLWVLVLKSGVHATLAGVALALTIPLERSPGISHDTEHSPLHRLEHGLHKLVPFIVIPIFGFANAGVSLGGLSLAALVEPLTLGVAAGLVLGKLVGVFGSSALAIRFGLADLPVNAGWLHMLGVSLLCGIGFTMSLFIGLLAFASDPALQDAVKVGILAGSLVAALLGAAVLLTAPAVGGAEEDLG, from the coding sequence ATGCAGGCTTTGGATCAACGGCCGAAATCGATCCTGCGCGAGTTCCTCGACGGCGAGGCCGCCGGCGGCATCATCCTGATGGTGGCCGCGGCCCTGGCGCTGATCGTCGCCAATTCGCCTTTGGCCGGGACCTATTTCGCCGTCCTGCACGCCTATCTCGGGCCGCTCAGCGTCTCGCACTGGATCAATGACGGGCTGATGGCGGTGTTCTTCCTGCTGGTCGGGCTGGAGATCAAGCGCGAAATGCTGGACGGACAGCTTTCGACCTGGCCCCGCCGCGTGCTGCCGGGCATCGCCGCGGCCGGCGGCATGGCGGTCCCGGCGCTGGTCTATGTCTTCGTCAACCGCGACAATCAGGCGGCGCTTGCCGGCTGGGCGATCCCCACCGCCACCGACATCGCCTTCGCGCTCGGCGTGCTTTCGCTGCTCGGCAGCCGCGTGCCCGCCTCGCTGAAGGTCTTCCTCACCGCTTTGGCGATCATCGACGATCTCGGCGCCGTCGTCATCATCGCGCTGTTCTACACCAGCGGCCTGTCGCTCGCTTATCTGGCCGCCGCCTTCGTCGTCATCGCCTTGCTCGTCCTGCTCAACCGGATGCGGGCCATGAAGCTCTGGCCGTATCTCCTGCTTGGCGTCGTCTTGTGGGTGCTGGTGCTGAAATCGGGCGTGCATGCCACGCTGGCCGGCGTCGCGCTGGCGCTCACCATCCCGCTGGAACGTTCTCCCGGCATCAGCCACGATACCGAACATTCGCCCCTGCATCGGCTGGAGCACGGCCTGCACAAGCTCGTGCCCTTCATCGTCATCCCGATCTTCGGCTTCGCCAATGCCGGCGTCTCGCTCGGGGGCTTGAGCCTTGCAGCCCTGGTCGAGCCGCTGACGCTGGGCGTCGCCGCCGGCCTCGTGCTGGGCAAGCTCGTCGGCGTGTTCGGCTCCTCGGCGCTGGCCATCCGCTTTGGCCTCGCCGACCTGCCGGTCAATGCCGGCTGGCTGCATATGCTGGGCGTTTCGCTGCTGTGCGGCATCGGCTTCACCATGAGCCTGTTCATCGGCCTGCTCGCCTTCGCCAGCGATCCGGCGCTCCAGGACGCGGTGAAGGTCGGCATCCTCGCGGGCTCGCTGGTTGCCGCGCTGCTCGGCGCCGCCGTACTGCTGACGGCGCCAGCGGTCGGCGGGGCGGAAGAAGATCTGGGCTGA
- a CDS encoding RNA polymerase subunit sigma-70, translating to MTDASGPIEPLGRPGQPVLDRLAFERLSVAHRRALKLHCYRMMGSLNEADDLVQETFLKAWRARSQFDGRGSARGWLYAIATKSCLNAIKARSAGRRILQQPGRPPSDGGATGGPTAELAWLEPYPDAELPDIADDRPGPEARYEAREAVRLAFVAAIQLLPPRQRAALLLCDVLGWSAIETAQLLGGTIASINSALQRARATLRDRQGSPPQRSWPGPEEGVLLERYMRAWQADNLDGLVGLLREDAVYHMPPWREWYHGHQAIGAFLGTVWGNFAGYRPVAIGANAQPAVGVYALGRQDCVWRPHSLHVIEPDDGKIASLTIYVPPLGPALFAAFGLRPEPVAS from the coding sequence ATGACTGACGCGTCCGGCCCTATCGAGCCTTTGGGCCGGCCAGGCCAGCCGGTCCTCGACCGGCTGGCTTTCGAGCGCCTGAGCGTCGCCCATCGCCGCGCGCTCAAGCTGCATTGCTACCGGATGATGGGCTCGCTCAACGAGGCGGACGATCTCGTCCAGGAGACGTTCCTCAAGGCCTGGCGCGCGCGGTCGCAATTCGACGGGCGCGGCTCGGCGCGCGGCTGGCTCTACGCGATCGCCACCAAGAGCTGCCTCAATGCCATCAAGGCACGGTCGGCGGGGCGGCGCATTCTCCAGCAGCCCGGACGGCCGCCCTCCGACGGAGGAGCGACCGGTGGTCCGACCGCGGAGCTCGCCTGGCTGGAGCCATATCCGGATGCGGAGCTGCCGGACATTGCCGACGACAGGCCGGGTCCGGAAGCGCGCTACGAGGCCCGAGAGGCCGTGCGGCTCGCTTTCGTGGCGGCGATCCAGTTGTTGCCGCCCAGGCAGCGTGCGGCCTTGCTGCTTTGCGATGTGCTCGGATGGTCCGCCATCGAGACCGCGCAATTGCTCGGCGGAACCATAGCGTCGATCAACAGCGCCCTGCAGCGGGCCCGCGCGACGCTACGCGACCGCCAGGGGAGCCCGCCGCAGCGTTCGTGGCCCGGTCCGGAGGAAGGCGTGCTGCTCGAACGCTATATGCGGGCCTGGCAGGCCGACAATCTGGATGGGCTGGTGGGCCTGCTGCGCGAGGACGCCGTCTACCATATGCCGCCCTGGCGGGAATGGTACCATGGACATCAGGCGATCGGCGCCTTCCTCGGAACTGTCTGGGGCAATTTCGCCGGCTACCGCCCGGTGGCCATCGGCGCCAACGCCCAGCCGGCCGTGGGCGTCTACGCGCTCGGCCGCCAGGATTGCGTGTGGCGGCCTCATTCGTTGCATGTCATCGAGCCGGACGACGGCAAGATCGCCTCCCTGACCATCTATGTCCCGCCACTCGGCCCCGCCTTGTTCGCGGCCTTTGGCCTGCGGCCGGAGCCTGTCGCGTCCTGA
- a CDS encoding SDR family NAD(P)-dependent oxidoreductase, with the protein MKSLQNQNVVVVGGSRGVGRAIVEAALGEGATVLAVARGAADLKQLAWERPGLKTLSMDATAEGAPQAVFDALAPDVLVVCAGALAPAEPIQEQSWEVFSANWEMDVKASFLFCREALKGRLKPGARVLLIASGAAITGGPPNSGGYAGAKRMQIFLAGHCQKESDRLGLGLRFMALSPARIMPGTGVGDRGIGSIAAYMGIRPADFLASLSDMQTPGDVGRAVVQLATGKLQGSSFTVSGSGLAAAA; encoded by the coding sequence ATGAAATCGTTGCAAAATCAGAATGTCGTCGTGGTCGGAGGCAGCCGTGGCGTCGGCCGGGCGATCGTGGAGGCAGCGCTTGGCGAGGGAGCGACCGTGCTTGCCGTCGCCCGTGGCGCCGCCGACCTGAAGCAGCTCGCCTGGGAACGCCCGGGTCTGAAAACCCTCAGCATGGATGCAACGGCGGAAGGAGCGCCGCAGGCGGTTTTCGATGCGCTGGCACCCGACGTGCTGGTGGTCTGCGCCGGGGCGCTCGCCCCTGCCGAGCCGATCCAGGAGCAGAGTTGGGAGGTCTTCTCGGCGAATTGGGAGATGGACGTCAAGGCATCGTTCCTGTTCTGCCGGGAAGCCCTCAAGGGCCGGCTGAAGCCCGGAGCCCGCGTGCTGCTGATCGCCAGCGGCGCCGCCATCACCGGCGGCCCGCCGAATTCAGGCGGCTATGCCGGCGCCAAGCGCATGCAGATATTTCTGGCCGGCCATTGCCAGAAGGAATCGGACAGGCTCGGCCTCGGCCTGCGTTTCATGGCGCTTTCGCCGGCCCGCATCATGCCGGGCACCGGGGTTGGCGATCGCGGCATTGGCAGCATCGCAGCCTATATGGGCATCCGCCCGGCCGACTTCCTGGCCAGCTTGAGCGACATGCAGACGCCGGGCGATGTCGGACGAGCGGTGGTGCAGCTCGCGACCGGCAAGCTGCAGGGCAGTTCCTTCACCGTGAGCGGCAGCGGCCTTGCGGCAGCGGCATGA
- a CDS encoding MmcB family DNA repair protein gives MPIVSPIPLNPLIDGRQSERAMLVRRGVQRLLSEMGAHVLPELSLATGRRADLVALTRQGDIWIIEIKSSIEDFRVDRKWPDYRLHSDRFFFATHPGVPADIFPEECGFILSDGYGAEILRDAPEHRMAAATRKALMLRIARAGAARLLAAELAGVAVPALDGESE, from the coding sequence ATGCCAATCGTTTCCCCGATTCCCCTTAACCCGTTGATCGACGGTCGCCAGTCGGAGCGCGCCATGCTGGTGCGGCGCGGCGTGCAGCGGCTGCTCAGCGAAATGGGCGCGCATGTGCTGCCGGAGCTGTCGCTCGCCACCGGCCGGCGCGCCGATCTCGTCGCGCTGACCAGGCAAGGCGACATCTGGATCATCGAGATCAAATCCTCGATCGAGGATTTCAGGGTCGACCGCAAATGGCCGGACTACCGGCTGCATTCGGACCGCTTCTTCTTCGCCACCCATCCCGGCGTTCCGGCTGACATCTTTCCCGAGGAATGCGGCTTCATCCTCTCCGACGGCTATGGCGCCGAGATCCTGCGCGATGCGCCTGAGCACCGCATGGCGGCCGCGACGCGCAAGGCGCTGATGCTGCGAATCGCCCGCGCGGGCGCCGCGCGGCTGCTGGCCGCCGAGCTTGCTGGCGTCGCCGTGCCGGCGCTGGACGGCGAGAGCGAGTAG
- a CDS encoding DUF3800 domain-containing protein, whose protein sequence is MPVTLNLYLDDSGTRHPTRNPGKKPEHGYDWFAFGGVLIRSDEEEAARELHRSFSERWPIEAPLHSSEIRSQNENFEWLRGLNDDDKKRFYEELYVMMRDAPVTGIACTIDRPGYNARYLEMYQKAPWQLCKTAFSVVVERAAKFARSMDLRLRVHPERCNKPEDALLKAYYETMKAEGMPFAKDNSGKYAPLTAEQFTETLYEFATKQKSSPMAQFADLFLWPICMGGYHASNRTYKRLMDDKKLIECHLKEEDWPMLGSKYSCFENVERKP, encoded by the coding sequence ATGCCCGTAACGTTGAATTTGTATCTGGACGATTCCGGTACCAGACATCCTACCCGCAATCCTGGGAAGAAACCCGAACACGGCTATGACTGGTTTGCGTTTGGTGGCGTGCTTATTCGAAGCGATGAAGAGGAAGCGGCACGCGAACTTCACCGCAGTTTTTCCGAGAGATGGCCAATCGAGGCGCCTCTGCACTCATCTGAAATCCGTTCGCAGAATGAGAATTTCGAATGGCTGCGAGGATTGAACGACGACGACAAAAAGCGGTTTTACGAAGAGCTTTATGTGATGATGCGCGATGCGCCCGTCACAGGTATCGCATGCACGATTGATCGTCCCGGCTACAATGCGCGCTATCTGGAAATGTACCAGAAAGCGCCGTGGCAGCTTTGTAAGACGGCGTTTAGCGTTGTCGTAGAGCGCGCTGCTAAGTTTGCTCGAAGCATGGACTTGCGTTTGCGCGTTCACCCAGAACGCTGCAACAAGCCGGAGGACGCGCTACTCAAAGCCTATTATGAGACCATGAAGGCAGAGGGCATGCCTTTCGCTAAGGACAATTCCGGCAAATACGCGCCACTAACGGCCGAGCAATTCACGGAAACCCTCTACGAATTCGCGACGAAACAGAAATCGTCTCCCATGGCGCAGTTCGCGGACCTGTTTTTGTGGCCGATTTGCATGGGCGGCTACCACGCGAGCAACCGAACTTACAAACGGCTTATGGACGATAAGAAGCTGATCGAATGCCACCTCAAAGAAGAGGATTGGCCAATGCTGGGGTCGAAATACAGCTGCTTTGAAAACGTCGAGCGCAAACCCTAG
- a CDS encoding IS1595 family transposase, whose translation MSVLSRPEFHDEAKAFEHVESILWPNGPVCPKCGSVDRHYALKGVRTKPSKKNPNGVERHGLYKCRACRSQFTVRMGTIFEESHLPLTKWLQAIHLMCASKKGISAHQMHRILECTYEAAWFLCHRIRLAMASGELSPMGGGGKTVEADETYIGRLQGSPVKRGGSAHKNTVVTLVERGGTARSFHVDTARMGNVMPIVRANIAKESALMTDESGIYRRASQDFASHEFVTHSKDEYVRGNVHTNTVEGFFSIFKRGMKGIYQHCSEHHLHRYLAEFDFRYSNRVALGVDDGTRAFIALNGVRGKRLTYRRPA comes from the coding sequence ATGTCCGTTTTGTCCCGCCCCGAATTCCATGACGAAGCCAAGGCTTTCGAGCATGTCGAATCCATACTGTGGCCGAACGGCCCCGTTTGCCCCAAGTGCGGTAGTGTAGATCGCCACTACGCTTTGAAGGGCGTTCGCACCAAGCCCTCCAAGAAGAACCCGAACGGCGTCGAGCGTCACGGCCTGTACAAGTGCCGCGCCTGCCGTTCGCAGTTCACCGTGCGTATGGGCACGATCTTCGAGGAAAGCCATCTGCCGCTCACCAAGTGGCTACAGGCCATCCACCTTATGTGCGCCTCTAAGAAGGGTATCAGCGCCCACCAGATGCACCGCATACTCGAATGCACTTATGAGGCCGCTTGGTTCCTCTGCCATCGCATTCGCCTTGCTATGGCCTCTGGCGAGCTTTCCCCGATGGGCGGCGGCGGCAAGACTGTCGAAGCCGACGAAACCTATATCGGTCGTTTGCAGGGTTCTCCCGTCAAGCGCGGCGGCAGCGCTCACAAGAACACGGTCGTTACGCTGGTGGAGCGCGGCGGCACGGCCCGTTCCTTCCATGTCGATACCGCCCGCATGGGTAACGTCATGCCTATCGTCCGCGCCAACATCGCCAAGGAAAGCGCGTTGATGACCGACGAGAGCGGTATCTATCGCCGCGCCAGCCAGGATTTCGCCTCGCATGAATTCGTCACGCATTCCAAGGACGAATATGTTCGCGGCAACGTCCACACCAACACCGTCGAAGGCTTCTTTTCGATCTTCAAGCGCGGCATGAAGGGCATCTATCAGCATTGCAGCGAACACCATCTGCACCGCTACCTTGCCGAATTCGACTTCCGGTATTCGAACCGCGTTGCGCTTGGCGTCGATGACGGTACCCGCGCTTTCATCGCCCTGAATGGCGTGAGGGGTAAGCGCCTTACCTATCGCAGACCTGCTTGA
- a CDS encoding nucleoside deaminase: MTRDQMLAHLRSADAVAREAAAHGHHPFGCVLVGPDDRVLMRQGNLDTVRHAETELARRAAAAYEPEFLWQCTLVTTFEPCAMCAGTMYWANIGRLVYGVEETSLLALTGDHEENPTMNLASRTVFASGQKKIEVFGPFPEIADELLAPHRDFWKR; this comes from the coding sequence ATGACCCGCGATCAGATGCTTGCCCACCTCCGGTCCGCCGACGCCGTCGCGCGCGAGGCGGCGGCGCATGGGCATCATCCGTTCGGCTGCGTGCTGGTCGGGCCGGACGATCGCGTTTTGATGCGGCAGGGCAATCTCGACACGGTGCGCCATGCCGAGACCGAGCTCGCCCGCCGCGCCGCGGCCGCCTATGAGCCGGAGTTCCTGTGGCAGTGCACGCTGGTCACGACCTTCGAACCATGCGCGATGTGCGCCGGCACGATGTACTGGGCCAATATCGGCCGCCTGGTCTACGGGGTCGAGGAAACCAGCCTCCTGGCGCTCACAGGGGATCACGAGGAGAATCCGACGATGAACCTCGCCTCGCGCACCGTCTTCGCTTCCGGCCAGAAGAAGATCGAGGTCTTCGGCCCCTTTCCCGAAATCGCCGACGAACTGCTCGCTCCGCACCGCGATTTCTGGAAGCGCTGA